GATAGGCTACAGGTGTAAAGTTGGTAACAACAAAGCCGAGTAGTACTAATTACCCGTATACTTTTAAAAACTTATTATTTTGTCCAATGTGTTAAAATATATACATGAAAATGTAAAATCTTTTAATGGCGATTATTGCAAGGGTGTTCACCTCTTCCCATCTCGAACAGAGAAGTTAAGCCCCTTAGCGCCGATGGTACTGCCTTTAGGTGGGAGAGTAGGTCGTCGCCAATTTTATTATAACCCCGAAATTTTTTCGGGGTTTTTTATTTTTTGTATTTTAGTACTCAAAATAGGTTTTATGAAAACAATTGCAATTGCCTCAGATCATGCTGGTTTTAATTTGAAAGAATTATTAAAGAAAGACTATTTAAAAGGAAAGTATACTATTTTAGATATTGGTACGCATTCTTCTGAAAGTTGTGATTATCCAATTGTAGCACATGAAATAGCGATAGAAATTCTTAAAGATAATGAGGTAGAATTAGGAGTTCTAATTTGTGGTTCTGGAAATGGTGTGGCAATAACTGCTAATAAACATGAACATATAAGAGCTGCCTTGTGCTGGAATGAACAAATTGCAATTTTAGCAAGACAACATAATAATGCCAATATATTATGTTTACCAGCAAGGTTTATTTCTAATGAAGATGCTATTACCATAGTAGATTGCTTTCTAAATACAAATTTTGAAGGAGGAAGACATCAACGAAGAGTTGATTTAATTGATATTACTGAAAACTGCTAGTTGGTGTGTGAAACACCAACCAAGGCGAGGATATTTATCCCAAATTACGCATTCTTTCTATACCATGAGTTGCACGCATGGTTACTCAAATTGAAGTATTTCACTAAATAGGAAGTACTACGCACTTCCTATTTATTAGTACTAGCTTTTAATACCATTACTTGTTAAAAAAT
Above is a genomic segment from Chitinophagales bacterium containing:
- the rpiB gene encoding ribose 5-phosphate isomerase B, which translates into the protein MKTIAIASDHAGFNLKELLKKDYLKGKYTILDIGTHSSESCDYPIVAHEIAIEILKDNEVELGVLICGSGNGVAITANKHEHIRAALCWNEQIAILARQHNNANILCLPARFISNEDAITIVDCFLNTNFEGGRHQRRVDLIDITENC